A region from the Chionomys nivalis chromosome 22, mChiNiv1.1, whole genome shotgun sequence genome encodes:
- the St6galnac6 gene encoding alpha-N-acetylgalactosaminide alpha-2,6-sialyltransferase 6 isoform X4 codes for MSSNKEQRSAVFVVLFALITILILYSSNSANEVFHYGSLRGRVRRPVNLKKWSFSNAYFPILGNKTLPSRCNQCVIITSSSHLLGTKLGPEIERAECTIRMNDAPTTGYSADVGNKTTFRIVAHSSVFRVLRKPQEFVNRTPETVFIFWGPPNKMQKPQGSLLRVIQRAGLAFPNMEAYAVSPARMQQFDDLFRGETGKDREKSHSWLSTGFFTMVIAVELCDHVHVYGMVPPDYCSGPACSACHTTTMSPRGPMSVSPTSRTSTAVRAITTASSPRRGSFHPGPSSTASPSLTPPGPSHPIHAVSERCKQSGSGSTIDHGHLPASLG; via the exons gaGCAACGGTCAGCAGTGTTTGTGGTCCTCTTTGCTCTCATCACCATCCTCATCCTCTACAGCTCCAACAGTGCCAACGAGGTCTTCCACTATGGCTCCCTGAGGGGCCGCGTGCGTCGGCCCGTCAACCTCAAGAAGTGGAGTTTCTCCAACGCCTACTTTCCTATCCTGGGAAACAAG ACGCTGCCCTCCCGGTGCAACCAGTGCGTGATCATAACCAGCTCCAGCCACCTGCTGGGCACCAAGCTGGGCCCAGAGATTGAGCGGGCCGAGTGTACCATCCGCATGAATGATGCGCCCACCACTGGCTACTCCGCCGATGTCGGCAACAAAACCACCTTCCGCATAGTGGCCCATTCCAGTGTGTTCCGTGTGCTGAGGAAGCCCCAGGAATTCGTCAACCGAACCCCTGAGACAGTGTTCATCTTCTGGGGCCCCCCAAACAAGATGCAGAAGCCACAGGGCAGCCTCCTGCGAGTTATCCAGCGGGCGGGCCTTGCGTTTCCTAACATGGAGGCCTACGCCGTCTCTCCCGCTCGCATGCAGCAGTTCGACGACCTCTTCCGGGGTGAGACGGGCAAGGACAG GGAAAAATCCCATTCCTGGTTGAGCACGGGCTTTTTTACCATGGTGATTGCGGTGGAGTTGTGTGACCATGTGCACGTGTACGGCATGGTCCCTCCCGACTACTGCAG CGGCCCCGCCTGCAGCGCATGCCATACCACTACTATGAGCCCAAGGGGCCCGATGAGTGTGTCACCTACATCCAGAACGAGCACAGCCGTAAGGGCAATCACCACCGCTTCATCACCGAGAAGAGGGTCTTTTCATCCTGGGCCCAGCTCTACGGCATCACCTTCTCTCACCCCTCCTGGACCTAGCCATCCCATCCATGCAGTCTCGGAGAGGTGCAAGCAAAGTGGCTCTGGTTCAACCATTGACCATGGCCATCTTCCAGCCAGTCTGGGCTGA
- the St6galnac6 gene encoding alpha-N-acetylgalactosaminide alpha-2,6-sialyltransferase 6 isoform X2: protein MKSPLLGHCGPCTCWKEQRSAVFVVLFALITILILYSSNSANEVFHYGSLRGRVRRPVNLKKWSFSNAYFPILGNKTLPSRCNQCVIITSSSHLLGTKLGPEIERAECTIRMNDAPTTGYSADVGNKTTFRIVAHSSVFRVLRKPQEFVNRTPETVFIFWGPPNKMQKPQGSLLRVIQRAGLAFPNMEAYAVSPARMQQFDDLFRGETGKDREKSHSWLSTGFFTMVIAVELCDHVHVYGMVPPDYCSGPACSACHTTTMSPRGPMSVSPTSRTSTAVRAITTASSPRRGSFHPGPSSTASPSLTPPGPSHPIHAVSERCKQSGSGSTIDHGHLPASLG, encoded by the exons gaGCAACGGTCAGCAGTGTTTGTGGTCCTCTTTGCTCTCATCACCATCCTCATCCTCTACAGCTCCAACAGTGCCAACGAGGTCTTCCACTATGGCTCCCTGAGGGGCCGCGTGCGTCGGCCCGTCAACCTCAAGAAGTGGAGTTTCTCCAACGCCTACTTTCCTATCCTGGGAAACAAG ACGCTGCCCTCCCGGTGCAACCAGTGCGTGATCATAACCAGCTCCAGCCACCTGCTGGGCACCAAGCTGGGCCCAGAGATTGAGCGGGCCGAGTGTACCATCCGCATGAATGATGCGCCCACCACTGGCTACTCCGCCGATGTCGGCAACAAAACCACCTTCCGCATAGTGGCCCATTCCAGTGTGTTCCGTGTGCTGAGGAAGCCCCAGGAATTCGTCAACCGAACCCCTGAGACAGTGTTCATCTTCTGGGGCCCCCCAAACAAGATGCAGAAGCCACAGGGCAGCCTCCTGCGAGTTATCCAGCGGGCGGGCCTTGCGTTTCCTAACATGGAGGCCTACGCCGTCTCTCCCGCTCGCATGCAGCAGTTCGACGACCTCTTCCGGGGTGAGACGGGCAAGGACAG GGAAAAATCCCATTCCTGGTTGAGCACGGGCTTTTTTACCATGGTGATTGCGGTGGAGTTGTGTGACCATGTGCACGTGTACGGCATGGTCCCTCCCGACTACTGCAG CGGCCCCGCCTGCAGCGCATGCCATACCACTACTATGAGCCCAAGGGGCCCGATGAGTGTGTCACCTACATCCAGAACGAGCACAGCCGTAAGGGCAATCACCACCGCTTCATCACCGAGAAGAGGGTCTTTTCATCCTGGGCCCAGCTCTACGGCATCACCTTCTCTCACCCCTCCTGGACCTAGCCATCCCATCCATGCAGTCTCGGAGAGGTGCAAGCAAAGTGGCTCTGGTTCAACCATTGACCATGGCCATCTTCCAGCCAGTCTGGGCTGA
- the Ak1 gene encoding adenylate kinase isoenzyme 1 — translation MEEKLKKAKIIFVVGGPGSGKGTQCEKIVEKYGYTHLSTGDLLRAEVSSGSERGKMLSSIMEKGQLVPLDTVLDMLRDAMMAKVESSNGFLIDGYPREVKQGEEFEQRIGQPTLLLYVDAGADTMTQRLLKRGETSGRVDDNEETIKKRLETYYQATEPVISFYEKRGIVRKVNAEGTVDTVFSQVCNYLDSLK, via the exons ATGGAAG agaaactgaagaaagCCAAGATCATCTTTGTGGTGG GTGGGCCTGGCTCAGGAAAGGGCACCCAGTGTGAGAAGATTGTGGAGAAATATGGCTACACCCATCTCTCCACTGGGGACCTACTGCGGGCAGAAGTCAGCTCAGGATCGGAGAGGGGCAAGATGCTATCATCCATCATGGAAAAGGGACAGCTGGTGCCACTG GACACGGTGCTGGACATGCTTCGTGATGCCATGATGGCCAAAGTGGAGTCTTCCAATGGCTTCTTGATTGACGGCTACCCGAGGGAGGTGAAGCAGGGAGAAGAGTTTGAACAGCGG ATTGGACAGCCCACACTGCTACTGTATGTGGACGCAGGCGCCGACACCATGACCCAACGACTCCTGAAGCGAGGGGAGACCAGTGGCCGCGTGGACGACAATGAGGAGACCATCAAGAAGAGGCTGGAGACCTACTACCAGGCCACGGAACCTGTCATTTCCTTCTACGAGAAGCGCGGCATTGTGCGCAAG GTCAATGCTGAAGGCACCGTGGATACTGTGTTCTCCCAGGTCTGCAACTACCTGGACTCCCTGAAGTAA